A single genomic interval of Primulina huaijiensis isolate GDHJ02 chromosome 7, ASM1229523v2, whole genome shotgun sequence harbors:
- the LOC140981159 gene encoding protein indeterminate-domain 12-like, whose protein sequence is MFPAVMSNSTCVSEEASVSSGHRVQNFDFSNSVLMSNSILTNQEPLKMKKKRNFPGNPDPDAELIALSPRALLATNRYVCEVCKKGFQRDQNLQLHRRGHNLPWKLKQRNSKEANRKKAYVCPEISCIHHHPSRALGDLTGIKKHYSRKHGEKKWKCDKCSKIYAVQSDWKAHSRTCGTREYKCDCGTIFSRKDGFITHRAFCDALAQESARLSAATLPPPSPNDALTFRNLDHHETPLPHPPLLPLASHHRHNIPLNSWDPPPHNPESNHFIKPETLYIPFSFSTLYQEQNLMTSPLENLHVSFSGSLSATAFLQKAATMSVAMGHTGSNMAHLDKMHMHHAGAAPGIWQNSDNTTRDFLGLKEDQCGGGEPVAYDHDRALLKNQGFGFSETYSGTWGNC, encoded by the exons CCTGTGTTTCTGAGGAAGCCAGTGtttcatctggtcatagggttcaaaattttgatttctcaaATTCAGTGCTCATGAGTAATTCTATTCTGACCAATCAAGAACCActgaaaatgaagaagaaaagaaacttTCCGGGAAATCCAG atcCTGATGCGGAATTAATTGCATTATCTCCAAGAGCCCTTTTGGCTACAAACAGATATGTTTGTGAGGTGTGCAAAAAGGGTTTTCAGAGAGATCAAAATCTCCAGCTTCACAGAAGAGGACACAATCTTCCATGGAAACTGAAGCAGAGAAACAGCAAAGAAGCTAACAGGAAGAAAGCCTATGTTTGCCCTGAGATCTCATGTATTCATCACCATCCTTCAAGGGCTTTAGGTGATTTAACAGGAATCAAAAAACATTATTCCAGGAAACATGGGGAGAAGAAATGGAAATGTGACAAATGTTCCAAGATCTATGCTGTTCAATCAGATTGGAAAGCACATTCTAGAACTTGTGGAACTAGAGAATACAAGTGTGATTGTGGAACCATTTTCTCcag GAAGGATGGTTTTATCACCCACAGGGCATTCTGTGATGCTTTAGCTCAAGAAAGCGCCAGGCTCTCTGCAGCCACCCTACCACCACCAAGTCCCAACGATGCCTTAACTTTCCGTAATTTGGACCACCACGAAACGCCACTGCCGCACCCGCCTCTCCTCCCATTGGCCTCCCACCACCGCCACAATATTCCCCTCAACTCCTGGGATCCACCACCCCATAACCCCGAGTCCAATCATTTCATCAAACCCGAAACCCTCTACATTCCCTTCTCTTTTTCAACACTCTACCAAGAACAAAATCTTATGACGTCCCCATTGGAGAACCTTCATGTCAGCTTCTCCGGCAGCCTCTCAGCCACCGCATTCCTCCAGAAGGCGGCCACAATGAGCGTGGCCATGGGTCATACGGGCTCCAACATGGCTCACCTGGACAAGATGCATATGCATCACGCCGGGGCAGCACCAGGGATTTGGCAGAACAGTGATAACACGACAAGGGATTTTCTGGGGCTGAAGGAAGATCAATGTGGCGGTGGAGAACCAGTGGCATACGATCACGATCGTGCATTGTTGAAGAATCAAGGGTTCGGATTTTCTGAGACCTACTCGGGAACATGGGGAAATTGTTGA
- the LOC140981710 gene encoding uncharacterized protein: protein MELTINLSQTNHVSNGKKKGGGGAVIRETFHILTNALLSLLLPLSFLLLARLATANYFQSASDKYPTQNPTSLLCSLFLNKRLTILHVLVSVISAATLAQGLTGKTTFLSQPSLRRHRLYAAWILLCVLQLCVGSGIEGSIAAGVEGSSLGQEKGMLCRVLFFLGLHETTRFWWRTVVKPVVDDTVLGVYREEEGRVVKVVIGVGFGWLWWWRVREEVEALALAAEVRRELMMGIGVADFVGWWLYYITVTVGMVSIVKGLIGVWMFLVCNRRREPTPNDGKV, encoded by the coding sequence ATGGAGTTGACGATAAATTTATCACAAACTAATCATGTGAGTAACGGCAAGAAAAAGGGGGGCGGCGGCGCCGTCATTCGGGAGACTTTCCATATACTCACCAACGCCCTCCTCAGTCTCCTCCTCCCTCTCTCGTTCCTCCTCCTCGCCCGTCTCGCCACCGCTAACTATTTCCAATCCGCATCTGATAAATACCCCACTCAGAATCCCACTTCTTTGTTATGTTCCCTTTTCTTGAACAAGAGACTCACGATTCTCCATGTACTAGTCTCTGTAATCAGTGCAGCTACTCTGGCCCAAGGACTGACCGGAAAAACCACATTCCTGAGCCAGCCCTCCTTGAGAAGACATCGTTTGTACGCGGCGTGGATTCTCCTATGCGTGTTACAGCTATGCGTCGGCTCAGGTATTGAAGGGAGTATAGCCGCCGGTGTCGAGGGCTCGAGCTTGGGTCAAGAAAAGGGTATGCTCTGCAGAGTGTTGTTCTTCTTAGGGCTGCATGAAACGACGCGGTTCTGGTGGAGAACCGTGGTGAAGCCGGTGGTTGATGACACTGTGTTGGGAGTTTACAGGGAGGAGGAAGGACGGGTGGTGAAGGTGGTGATAGGGGTGGGCTTCGGGTGGCTTTGGTGGTGGCGCGTGAGAGAGGAGGTGGAGGCGCTGGCGCTGGCGGCTGAGGTGAGGAGGGAGCTGATGATGGGGATTGGGGTGGCGGACTTTGTGGGGTGGTGGCTGTATTACATAACGGTGACAGTTGGAATGGTTAGTATTGTGAAGGGTTTGATCGGGGTGTGGATGTTTTTGGTGTGTAATCGTAGGAGAGAGCCAACTCCGAATGACGGAAAGGTTTGA